The following DNA comes from Frankia casuarinae.
GTCCCAGTGCCGGAACCGAGATCAACAGGACGCCGTTCGGTCGAAGCGACCGCCACAGATTCTCCAGACAGCAGCCCGGAGAGGTGTACTGAAGGACCTGAGTGAGAATCACACAGTCGAACTCGGCGGCGGGCAGACTGTCCGCGACATCGAGGTCGACATGAAGATCGGCATGATGGTTCGTCTTATCCCGGTCGATGATCGTAATCCGACCCGGAGTTCCGAACCGCGAGCTGTATTCCGCGTTTTTGACCTCCAGTACATGCCCCCGGATATCGTTGGCATGCCGACTGATCCACTGTTCGATATAGTGCCGGTCGACCGGCAGCCCGCGGTCCCATCCGTAACGGTCGCTGAACGGCCTGACCCGTTTCATGTTCCCCCACGACACCCGGCGCCCAGGCGCGTTCCGCAGCGTCCAGTACGCCATCTGCCGCACCACTTGCGGCGATCGCCGGTAGTAGCCGAGAGCCCACTCCGGCGGGAATCTCTCCCGCTCGACCGCCGGGTTCCCCGCCCTGGGCCTGTCACGTTGCATCACGTCACGCGTCACAGCCTTTCCGGTCGTCGTCACCGCCAGGCGGCCGTTTGCCGCTCCCGGGC
Coding sequences within:
- a CDS encoding class I SAM-dependent methyltransferase, whose amino-acid sequence is MQRDRPRAGNPAVERERFPPEWALGYYRRSPQVVRQMAYWTLRNAPGRRVSWGNMKRVRPFSDRYGWDRGLPVDRHYIEQWISRHANDIRGHVLEVKNAEYSSRFGTPGRITIIDRDKTNHHADLHVDLDVADSLPAAEFDCVILTQVLQYTSPGCCLENLWRSLRPNGVLLISVPALGRIDVDDGADDKWRWTPPGLRAELARVGIEATVEGFGNVLAGVSALLGLAVGDVSRKDLDVQDARFPVLTCGRAEKPR